Proteins encoded in a region of the Myxococcales bacterium genome:
- a CDS encoding DUF3450 domain-containing protein, with product MRRSKRPLAGLLALGVLLLPFSAYAEAMLELAVGSQREAFDNAVEIRGTANTELAESQVRIEVLSDKTDALLTQYQSAVRQHESLTIYNRQLDALIEAQEVERLSLVDQVDRIELVSRDVTPLMLRMIEALDVFVALDIPFLEEERSDRILDLRKLMIRADVTEAEKYRRIMEAYQIENEYGRTIEAYRSTHASGDKEVTVNFLRVGRIALVYQTLDESKAGVWNQKMRRWEPLEGSFRTAIRQGLRIARKQVAPDLIGLPLPAPEKGDS from the coding sequence ATGAGGAGATCGAAGCGCCCTCTCGCGGGGCTGTTGGCCTTGGGAGTTCTATTGCTCCCCTTTTCGGCATACGCCGAGGCAATGCTGGAATTAGCGGTAGGGTCCCAACGCGAAGCGTTTGACAACGCCGTAGAGATCCGCGGCACGGCGAACACCGAGCTGGCCGAATCGCAGGTACGCATCGAGGTTCTCAGCGACAAAACTGACGCGCTTCTCACTCAGTATCAGTCTGCGGTGCGACAACACGAGTCGTTGACCATTTACAACCGTCAGCTGGATGCGCTGATCGAAGCGCAGGAAGTCGAGCGTTTGTCGCTCGTGGATCAGGTTGATCGGATTGAACTCGTGAGTCGGGACGTGACGCCGCTGATGCTGAGAATGATCGAGGCGCTGGATGTCTTCGTAGCGCTCGACATACCGTTCCTCGAGGAAGAGCGCTCAGACCGGATCCTCGATCTCCGCAAGCTGATGATTCGCGCAGACGTAACCGAAGCCGAGAAGTATCGCCGCATCATGGAGGCCTATCAGATCGAGAACGAATACGGCCGCACAATCGAAGCCTACCGCTCGACACACGCCAGCGGTGACAAGGAGGTGACCGTCAACTTCCTGCGCGTCGGACGCATCGCACTTGTCTATCAAACGCTCGACGAGTCCAAAGCAGGGGTTTGGAATCAGAAAATGCGGCGCTGGGAGCCGCTAGAGGGGAGCTTCCGTACAGCGATTCGACAGGGCTTGCGCATCGCGCGCAAGCAAGTCGCCCCAGATCTAATCGGGCTCCCGCTACCGGCGCCGGAAAAGGGAGATAGCTGA